One Megalopta genalis isolate 19385.01 chromosome 5, iyMegGena1_principal, whole genome shotgun sequence DNA window includes the following coding sequences:
- the LOC117227431 gene encoding pyrroline-5-carboxylate reductase 3 isoform X1 gives MTTNLKTMEFLKLSRRVRRRLNARNVSDQLLADGQEKRKRVSLNVDTKMLKIGFIGGGKMAQALAKGFIRAGLSRGDMMLASCLPNDAASIDAFKEIGSETVFKNGPVVDHGDLLILSVKPQVVPMVLPDLKNYNKLLLSIAMGVPIASLEKALPGGTPVIRVMPNTPVLVGCGATVFARGKHAGDKEAEIAEKLFSSVGVCEEVPETSIDPVTALAGSGPAYVYMMIEAMADGGVKMGLTRPIAYKLAAQTVLGAGAMVRETNAHPGQLKDDVASPAGSTITGVHYLEQHGLRSAVIGAVEAATKRCREVSSFLENGQD, from the exons TGAGCGACCAGCTTCTCGCGGACGGCCAGGAAAAGAGGAAAAGGGTATCGTTGAACGTGGACACGAAGATGCTGAAGATCGGGTTCATCGGAGGCGGCAAGATGGCACAGGCGCTTGCCAAGGGTTTCATTCGTGCCG GGCTGAGCAGGGGCGACATGATGCTGGCCAGCTGCCTACCGAACGACGCAGCCAGTATAGACGCGTTCAAG GAAATCGGATCGGAGACCGTATTCAAGAACGGACCCGTAGTCGATCACGGGGACCTTTTGATTTTGTCGGTAAAACCGCAAGTGGTACCGATGGTTCTTCCGGATTTGAAAAACTACAACAAACTGTTGCTGTCGATCGCTATGGGCGTTCCAATAGCATCGTTGGAAAAG GCTTTACCCGGAGGAACCCCGGTGATCAGGGTGATGCCCAACACACCGGTCCTCGTTGGTTGCGGAGCTACGGTGTTCGCGCGTGGTAAACACGCGGGCGACAAGGAAGCTGAAATAGCGGAGAAATTGTTTTCCTCCGTGGGTGTCTGCGAAGAAGTGCCCGAGACCTCGATCGATCCGGTCACCGCTCTGGCCGGTTCCGGGCCCGCTTAC GTATACATGATGATAGAAGCCATGGCCGACGGCGGCGTGAAAATGGGCCTGACGAGGCCGATCGCCTACAAGTTGGCTGCGCAGACCGTTCTCGGTGCCGGCGCTATGGTTCGGGAAACCAACGCTCATCCGGGACAACTGAAAGACGACGTGGCATCTCCTGCTG GATCTACCATAACAGGCGTCCACTATCTCGAGCAACACGGTTTAAGATCGGCTGTGATCGGCGCGGTAGAAGCAGCAACGAAGCGGTGCAGAGAAGTTAGCTCGTTTCTAGAAAATGGCCAAGACTAA
- the LOC117227431 gene encoding pyrroline-5-carboxylate reductase 2 isoform X2, producing the protein MLKIGFIGGGKMAQALAKGFIRAGLSRGDMMLASCLPNDAASIDAFKEIGSETVFKNGPVVDHGDLLILSVKPQVVPMVLPDLKNYNKLLLSIAMGVPIASLEKALPGGTPVIRVMPNTPVLVGCGATVFARGKHAGDKEAEIAEKLFSSVGVCEEVPETSIDPVTALAGSGPAYVYMMIEAMADGGVKMGLTRPIAYKLAAQTVLGAGAMVRETNAHPGQLKDDVASPAGSTITGVHYLEQHGLRSAVIGAVEAATKRCREVSSFLENGQD; encoded by the exons ATGCTGAAGATCGGGTTCATCGGAGGCGGCAAGATGGCACAGGCGCTTGCCAAGGGTTTCATTCGTGCCG GGCTGAGCAGGGGCGACATGATGCTGGCCAGCTGCCTACCGAACGACGCAGCCAGTATAGACGCGTTCAAG GAAATCGGATCGGAGACCGTATTCAAGAACGGACCCGTAGTCGATCACGGGGACCTTTTGATTTTGTCGGTAAAACCGCAAGTGGTACCGATGGTTCTTCCGGATTTGAAAAACTACAACAAACTGTTGCTGTCGATCGCTATGGGCGTTCCAATAGCATCGTTGGAAAAG GCTTTACCCGGAGGAACCCCGGTGATCAGGGTGATGCCCAACACACCGGTCCTCGTTGGTTGCGGAGCTACGGTGTTCGCGCGTGGTAAACACGCGGGCGACAAGGAAGCTGAAATAGCGGAGAAATTGTTTTCCTCCGTGGGTGTCTGCGAAGAAGTGCCCGAGACCTCGATCGATCCGGTCACCGCTCTGGCCGGTTCCGGGCCCGCTTAC GTATACATGATGATAGAAGCCATGGCCGACGGCGGCGTGAAAATGGGCCTGACGAGGCCGATCGCCTACAAGTTGGCTGCGCAGACCGTTCTCGGTGCCGGCGCTATGGTTCGGGAAACCAACGCTCATCCGGGACAACTGAAAGACGACGTGGCATCTCCTGCTG GATCTACCATAACAGGCGTCCACTATCTCGAGCAACACGGTTTAAGATCGGCTGTGATCGGCGCGGTAGAAGCAGCAACGAAGCGGTGCAGAGAAGTTAGCTCGTTTCTAGAAAATGGCCAAGACTAA